One Bermanella sp. WJH001 genomic region harbors:
- a CDS encoding phosphatidylinositol-specific phospholipase C domain-containing protein has translation MKMKGLIRASGAILTSLLLTQTAVAMSAKPAPQAASVDAITQFQTSWAGKALEHQRKMDADTPLAQNNILGSHNTYNSEKYRNATRYLDPQQKHSIYDQLRIGARFIELDAHWTAHTHGWPWEWGTDLLLCHSGIGVDVGDLHLGCSLTDRFVKDGVAEVGKWLNENPNEVIILYFEDHTDGRHQQLLNIINDKLSGKVYASNGCKTIPNTLTKNQVRAAGKQVVLWKDGGCSSNTGMKNLAFTGLGDINRIWEDRTGVGAIGAFFTNGSVKRIEANDVTQAFKNGGNIVNLDDLTHNDGRMAAGIWSWDVNEPNNWGGNQDCAVQWANGRWDDANCGNQHFFACKHNQSNEWNISTYSDVWSDGQNACEILGDYRFSAPKNSEENEALKDAKNGISHVWINANDLSSEGNWVSQ, from the coding sequence ATGAAAATGAAAGGATTAATCCGTGCAAGCGGCGCGATTCTCACTTCGCTTCTATTAACACAAACCGCTGTCGCCATGAGTGCCAAGCCAGCACCCCAAGCCGCCAGCGTGGATGCCATTACACAATTTCAAACCAGTTGGGCGGGTAAAGCATTAGAGCACCAGCGAAAAATGGATGCCGATACACCACTGGCGCAAAACAATATTTTAGGTTCACACAATACTTATAACTCTGAAAAATACCGCAACGCCACCCGTTATTTAGACCCACAACAAAAACATTCTATTTATGATCAATTACGCATTGGCGCTCGTTTTATAGAGTTAGATGCACACTGGACGGCCCATACCCACGGCTGGCCTTGGGAATGGGGCACCGACTTATTGCTTTGCCATTCTGGTATTGGCGTGGATGTAGGGGATTTACATTTGGGCTGTAGTTTAACTGATCGTTTTGTAAAAGACGGCGTTGCAGAGGTTGGCAAGTGGTTAAATGAAAACCCTAATGAAGTGATTATTTTGTATTTTGAAGATCACACAGATGGTCGTCATCAACAGTTGCTTAATATCATCAACGATAAACTCTCAGGTAAGGTTTACGCCAGTAACGGGTGTAAGACGATACCCAATACGCTGACTAAAAACCAAGTGCGTGCTGCGGGTAAACAAGTGGTGCTTTGGAAAGACGGTGGTTGCTCGTCTAATACCGGCATGAAAAATTTAGCCTTCACGGGTTTGGGTGACATCAATCGTATTTGGGAAGACCGCACTGGTGTGGGTGCCATTGGTGCATTTTTCACAAACGGTTCCGTTAAACGCATTGAAGCGAACGATGTGACCCAAGCCTTTAAAAATGGTGGCAACATTGTGAATCTAGATGATTTAACCCATAACGATGGACGCATGGCAGCGGGTATTTGGTCATGGGATGTGAACGAGCCTAATAACTGGGGTGGTAATCAAGATTGCGCCGTACAGTGGGCTAACGGTCGCTGGGATGATGCTAACTGTGGCAACCAACACTTCTTTGCGTGCAAGCACAATCAAAGCAATGAGTGGAACATTTCAACTTACAGCGACGTATGGAGTGATGGCCAAAACGCCTGTGAGATTCTAGGTGATTACCGATTTAGTGCCCCTAAAAACAGTGAAGAAAATGAGGCACTGAAAGATGCTAAAAATGGCATAAGCCATGTTTGGATCAACGCCAACGATTTATCAAGTGAAGGGAACTGGGTATCGCAATAA
- a CDS encoding DUF4396 domain-containing protein, whose protein sequence is MNAFWRNKTNWIKSAHNTKWCLIGCAIGDFGTIAYFQFTPHDLSVLSVMLLAMINGLITSIMLETIILLRDGLDFKHALKTALGMSFISMLAMEIAMNTTDYLLTGGAILTWWVIPIALLAGFLTPWPYNYWRLQKHKKSCH, encoded by the coding sequence ATGAATGCATTTTGGCGAAACAAAACAAACTGGATTAAAAGCGCTCATAATACCAAATGGTGTTTAATCGGCTGCGCCATCGGCGACTTTGGCACCATCGCTTATTTTCAGTTTACTCCCCATGATCTATCCGTCTTAAGCGTTATGTTATTGGCCATGATCAATGGTTTAATCACCAGCATCATGTTAGAAACCATTATTTTATTGCGCGATGGTTTAGATTTTAAACACGCATTAAAAACTGCGCTGGGTATGAGTTTTATTTCTATGCTGGCCATGGAGATTGCCATGAATACAACCGACTACTTATTAACAGGTGGGGCTATTTTAACTTGGTGGGTGATCCCGATTGCATTATTGGCGGGTTTTTTAACCCCTTGGCCTTATAACTATTGGCGTTTGCAGAAACACAAAAAATCGTGTCATTAG
- the serA gene encoding phosphoglycerate dehydrogenase, whose translation MTDTSLDKSKIRILLLEGVHQTALDTLTSAGYTNIEYVKTALTGDALKDKIKDAHFVGIRSRTQLTEDVFAAAEKLIAVGCFCIGTNQVNLEAAAKRGIPVFNAPYSNTRSVAELVLGEAILMLRGIPEKNAACHRGGWIKSAEGSYEIRGKNLGIVGYGSIGSQLSVLAEGLGMKVFFYDTITKLPLGNATQVETMDELLAMSDIVTLHVPETTDTKDMMGAEEFAKMKKGALFINAARGTVVDIPALADALKSGQIGGAAVDVFPKEPKGNDDEFVSELRGLDNVILTPHIGGSTQEAQANIGKEVGEKLSTYSDTGATLSAVNFPQVSLPQHGDFHRILHIHQNVPGVLNKINTIFAENNINILGQFLQTTADIGYVVVDVEASAGELALEKVLEVEGTIRARILF comes from the coding sequence ATGACAGATACATCTTTAGATAAAAGCAAAATCCGCATTCTGTTATTAGAAGGCGTTCACCAAACTGCCCTTGATACGTTGACGTCTGCGGGCTACACCAACATTGAGTACGTAAAAACGGCTCTAACCGGTGATGCACTAAAAGACAAAATCAAAGATGCGCACTTTGTAGGTATTCGCTCACGTACTCAGTTAACTGAAGACGTATTCGCTGCCGCTGAGAAACTAATCGCGGTAGGTTGTTTCTGCATTGGTACTAACCAAGTTAACCTTGAAGCCGCTGCTAAGCGTGGTATTCCTGTGTTTAACGCCCCTTACTCAAACACCCGTTCTGTTGCTGAATTGGTACTGGGCGAAGCCATCTTGATGTTACGTGGCATCCCAGAGAAAAACGCGGCATGTCACCGTGGTGGCTGGATCAAATCTGCTGAAGGCAGCTACGAGATCCGTGGTAAAAACCTAGGTATCGTTGGTTACGGCAGCATCGGCTCTCAGTTATCTGTATTGGCTGAAGGCCTAGGCATGAAGGTGTTCTTCTATGACACCATCACTAAACTGCCATTGGGTAATGCAACCCAAGTTGAAACCATGGACGAGTTATTGGCCATGTCTGACATCGTAACGTTGCACGTACCAGAAACCACTGATACTAAAGACATGATGGGTGCAGAAGAATTCGCCAAAATGAAAAAAGGCGCGCTATTCATCAACGCTGCTCGCGGTACAGTTGTGGATATTCCTGCTTTGGCTGATGCACTTAAGAGTGGTCAAATTGGTGGTGCGGCGGTTGACGTATTCCCGAAAGAGCCTAAAGGTAACGATGATGAGTTCGTATCTGAGCTACGCGGTTTAGACAACGTCATTCTAACGCCACACATTGGTGGCTCTACTCAAGAAGCACAAGCCAACATTGGTAAAGAAGTGGGCGAGAAACTGTCTACTTACTCTGATACTGGTGCAACGCTTTCTGCGGTGAACTTCCCTCAGGTTTCTTTACCACAGCATGGTGACTTCCACCGTATTCTTCACATCCACCAAAACGTACCGGGTGTATTGAATAAAATTAACACCATCTTTGCTGAAAACAACATCAACATTCTTGGTCAGTTCTTACAAACCACAGCCGACATTGGTTACGTGGTAGTTGACGTAGAAGCGTCTGCTGGTGAACTAGCCCTTGAAAAAGTACTAGAAGTTGAAGGCACCATCCGCGCGCGTATTCTTTTTTAA
- a CDS encoding PepSY-associated TM helix domain-containing protein — protein sequence MRYNQAVITRKSNKKSRKSKKRLNKTFKLSRVIHIYLSSALFALMIFFSITGFTLNHAHWFSSNSNQTLFNTPLPKDFGFDFANPKVDQLTRYLKNQYTLDNVRSVDIDPIDQLISLDYPLPNGYAFASFDFAQHQLEVEYQLGSGIGLLNDLHKGRHTGEVWSWLIDACAWLFCFFSITGFILIFQNKKYRRDAVIASIAGTITPIIMFILCVPRFSY from the coding sequence ATGAGATACAATCAAGCGGTCATTACTCGAAAGAGTAATAAAAAATCAAGAAAATCAAAAAAAAGACTGAACAAAACGTTTAAGCTCAGCCGTGTTATTCATATTTATCTGTCCAGTGCGTTATTTGCCTTGATGATTTTTTTCAGCATCACAGGATTCACCCTAAACCATGCGCATTGGTTTTCATCCAATAGCAATCAAACTCTTTTTAATACACCCTTACCCAAGGATTTTGGGTTTGATTTTGCTAATCCAAAGGTTGACCAACTAACACGTTATTTAAAAAACCAATATACATTAGATAACGTGCGCAGCGTCGACATTGACCCGATTGATCAGCTCATTAGCTTAGATTACCCATTGCCTAATGGGTATGCGTTTGCCAGTTTTGATTTTGCTCAACATCAGCTTGAGGTGGAATATCAACTGGGCAGTGGCATTGGTTTATTAAATGATTTGCACAAAGGCCGTCATACTGGTGAGGTTTGGTCTTGGCTAATTGACGCATGCGCTTGGCTTTTTTGTTTTTTTTCTATCACTGGTTTTATTTTGATTTTTCAAAATAAAAAATACAGACGAGACGCAGTCATTGCCAGCATAGCAGGCACCATCACGCCAATCATCATGTTTATATTGTGTGTACCTAGATTCTCTTATTAA
- a CDS encoding saccharopine dehydrogenase family protein: MSKVMIIGAGGVGNVVTQKCAQLPDVFSDIILASRTESKCKAIAEGVKEKTGVDIRTAQVDADNVPELAALLKQEQPKLVINVALPYQDLTIMDACLEAGVHYMDTANYEPLDTAKFEYSWQWAYQDKFKDAGLTALLGSGFDPGATNVFTAYVAKHYFDEIHYLDIIDVNGGDHGYPFATNFNPEINIREVTAECRHWENGEFVTTPAMSKKAAFTCPDNVGDYNIYRMYHEELESLSKNFPTLKRAQFWMSFSDNYLKHLEVLGNVGMTGIEPVEFEGQQIVPIQFLAKLLPDPSSLGPRTKGNTCIGTVVRGIKDGKEKIVYCYQICNHESCWEEVKSQAISYTTGVPAMIGAKMMVEEKWLEPGVFNIEQFDPDPFMEAMNQYGLPWKVIELDEFNLDQ; the protein is encoded by the coding sequence ATGAGCAAAGTGATGATTATTGGTGCCGGCGGTGTTGGCAACGTAGTGACACAAAAATGTGCACAGCTACCAGACGTATTTAGCGATATTATTCTGGCCAGTCGTACAGAAAGTAAATGTAAAGCCATTGCTGAAGGCGTAAAAGAAAAAACCGGCGTGGATATTCGTACCGCGCAAGTGGATGCTGATAATGTGCCTGAATTAGCCGCTCTTCTTAAGCAAGAACAACCTAAACTTGTGATCAATGTCGCCCTGCCTTACCAAGACTTAACCATTATGGATGCGTGTTTAGAAGCCGGCGTTCACTACATGGATACCGCCAACTACGAACCTTTGGATACGGCTAAATTTGAATACAGCTGGCAGTGGGCGTACCAAGATAAATTTAAAGATGCTGGTTTAACCGCATTATTAGGCAGTGGCTTTGATCCTGGTGCCACCAACGTGTTCACCGCTTATGTAGCCAAACACTACTTTGACGAAATTCATTACCTTGACATCATTGATGTAAACGGTGGTGATCACGGCTACCCATTTGCTACTAACTTCAACCCAGAAATTAACATTCGTGAAGTGACCGCCGAATGTCGCCACTGGGAAAATGGCGAGTTTGTTACCACACCCGCCATGAGCAAAAAAGCCGCGTTTACTTGCCCTGACAATGTGGGTGATTACAACATTTACCGCATGTACCACGAAGAACTAGAAAGCCTATCTAAAAACTTTCCGACATTAAAACGCGCCCAGTTCTGGATGAGCTTCTCTGATAACTACCTAAAACACCTAGAAGTATTAGGTAACGTAGGCATGACCGGCATTGAGCCTGTGGAATTTGAAGGCCAGCAAATTGTGCCCATTCAATTCTTAGCCAAACTACTACCTGACCCATCGTCACTTGGACCGCGCACAAAAGGTAATACCTGTATCGGTACTGTGGTTCGTGGTATTAAAGATGGCAAAGAAAAAATTGTTTATTGCTACCAAATTTGTAACCACGAATCGTGCTGGGAAGAAGTGAAATCTCAAGCCATTTCCTATACCACAGGTGTGCCCGCCATGATTGGTGCCAAAATGATGGTCGAAGAAAAATGGTTAGAGCCAGGTGTGTTTAACATTGAACAGTTTGATCCTGATCCATTTATGGAAGCCATGAACCAATACGGTTTGCCATGGAAAGTAATTGAGCTAGACGAGTTTAATCTAGACCAATAA
- a CDS encoding DUF4198 domain-containing protein: MKRCFTHLFIVGSLVLLSNQGFAHGRYILPSHTMTSAEKQETITIQSSISNDVFHPDMPLGNNDKGIDVNKKLSNVFAQLHPYVVTPDNQDEIPMSYQAFSRFSVSDLTLNTKGTHNVVIEQKPFVVTSFTHENGEPGREFGPGLNLPAGARDIQRRQVTSRSEVFVSFNGLTKPQTQGKGLEVTGQHPNDVFANEDVQFQLLFNGQPLTRATQVSLIREDTRHRNQREANIIDTDNNGSFLVSFAQAGFYLLEAQITQNSSLDGVDIEQATLYLTLEVFPQ, from the coding sequence ATGAAACGCTGTTTCACCCATCTATTCATAGTCGGAAGCTTAGTACTGCTTAGCAACCAAGGTTTCGCCCATGGTCGTTACATCTTACCCAGCCACACAATGACGTCAGCTGAAAAACAAGAAACCATTACCATACAAAGCAGCATAAGCAATGATGTATTTCATCCTGATATGCCCCTTGGTAATAATGACAAAGGCATTGATGTTAATAAAAAATTATCCAATGTTTTTGCACAACTGCACCCATATGTTGTGACGCCTGATAATCAAGATGAAATTCCTATGAGCTACCAAGCTTTTAGTCGCTTTTCAGTAAGCGACCTTACCCTTAACACAAAAGGCACCCACAACGTGGTCATTGAACAAAAGCCATTTGTGGTGACTTCTTTCACCCATGAAAATGGTGAACCTGGCCGTGAATTTGGCCCAGGCCTTAACTTACCCGCTGGAGCACGAGATATTCAACGTCGTCAAGTCACGTCTCGTAGCGAAGTATTTGTCAGTTTTAATGGTTTAACGAAACCCCAAACTCAAGGCAAGGGTTTAGAAGTCACAGGTCAACATCCCAATGATGTATTTGCCAATGAAGACGTTCAGTTTCAATTGCTATTTAATGGCCAACCTTTAACCCGTGCAACACAAGTCAGCTTGATTCGTGAAGATACTCGCCACCGAAATCAACGAGAAGCCAATATTATCGATACCGACAACAACGGCTCTTTTCTTGTGAGCTTTGCTCAAGCCGGTTTTTACTTACTTGAAGCCCAGATCACTCAAAACAGTTCATTAGATGGTGTGGATATTGAACAAGCAACGTTATATTTAACGTTAGAAGTGTTTCCGCAGTAA
- a CDS encoding helix-turn-helix transcriptional regulator, whose product MKLHIKNMVCQRCIMAVEQALQDQTLPFRHVQLGEVDFGDAALDLASPGYIAFTQRLHELGFDVLNNKQSQLIESIKRLCIQTIQQNPQDKHPLSKRISEHLHLDYSHLSQIFSSVEGKTIEQYFIAQRIEKVKELLVYDEESLGEIAYQLGFSSVAHLSGQFKKVTGMTPSYFRSLKDGTARQPLDNL is encoded by the coding sequence ATGAAATTACACATTAAAAACATGGTTTGCCAACGCTGCATCATGGCGGTTGAGCAAGCACTACAGGATCAAACATTACCCTTTCGTCACGTACAACTAGGGGAGGTGGATTTTGGTGATGCCGCTTTGGATCTTGCCTCCCCAGGTTACATAGCTTTTACACAGCGCCTACATGAATTAGGTTTTGATGTATTAAATAACAAACAAAGCCAGTTGATTGAGTCTATTAAACGACTGTGCATTCAAACCATTCAACAAAATCCGCAAGACAAACACCCCCTTTCAAAGCGTATCAGTGAGCATTTACATCTAGATTATTCACACCTCAGTCAGATTTTTTCATCTGTCGAGGGAAAAACCATTGAGCAATACTTTATTGCCCAGCGAATAGAAAAGGTAAAAGAATTATTAGTCTACGATGAAGAATCATTAGGGGAAATTGCTTACCAATTAGGCTTTAGCAGTGTCGCTCACCTTAGCGGCCAATTTAAAAAAGTCACCGGCATGACCCCAAGCTACTTTCGCTCATTAAAAGACGGCACAGCTCGCCAACCTTTAGATAATCTATAA
- a CDS encoding DUF2271 domain-containing protein, which produces MKPHLIWAHLALPLLLSPLIHADNIDIELTLPALDVDPYHRPYVAIWLESPKREGIQTLSVWTEKDDWLKDMRQWWRKLGRKNRDFDAVSSATRHAGHYTLQFTTDQPAGEYRLCFEASREDGGREFLSQTITLGDQPQHFKLIGQHEFGNISVGISPETKK; this is translated from the coding sequence ATGAAACCACATTTAATATGGGCACATCTTGCATTGCCTTTATTACTCAGCCCTCTTATTCATGCCGATAACATCGACATTGAATTAACTTTACCAGCATTAGATGTTGATCCTTACCATCGTCCATATGTGGCCATCTGGCTAGAGAGCCCAAAACGTGAAGGCATACAAACCCTTAGTGTCTGGACAGAAAAAGATGATTGGCTAAAAGATATGCGTCAGTGGTGGCGAAAACTAGGACGAAAAAACCGTGACTTTGATGCGGTATCTTCTGCTACTCGTCATGCAGGCCATTACACTTTGCAGTTCACCACTGATCAGCCTGCCGGTGAATATCGTTTATGTTTCGAAGCGTCAAGAGAAGACGGCGGACGAGAATTTTTAAGCCAAACCATCACCTTAGGTGATCAGCCACAACACTTTAAACTCATTGGCCAACATGAATTTGGCAACATTTCTGTTGGTATTTCACCGGAGACAAAAAAATGA
- a CDS encoding fumarylacetoacetate hydrolase family protein encodes MFQHQTQQNQTIDLPLGKVVCVGRNYAEHAKELGNEIPDAPILFIKPATSVVSLESGFTIPQDQGSVHHEAEIALLINKEVNNISASDAWDYVSHVTVALDLTLRDVQAKLKEKSHPWEIAKGFDGACPLGKWVAVSELSNKECIAIELYKNGEQKQKGDSTQMITSIPDLIAYISTIFTLQPGDVILTGTPAGVGPLRSGDELKAVLDNQFSFHANVM; translated from the coding sequence ATGTTTCAACACCAAACCCAACAAAACCAAACCATAGATTTACCACTGGGCAAAGTGGTGTGTGTTGGTCGTAACTATGCCGAACACGCTAAAGAGTTGGGTAATGAAATCCCTGATGCGCCCATCCTATTTATTAAACCAGCTACGTCAGTGGTGAGTTTAGAAAGTGGTTTTACCATTCCACAAGATCAAGGCAGTGTGCATCACGAAGCCGAAATTGCATTGCTGATAAACAAAGAAGTTAACAATATATCGGCAAGCGATGCATGGGATTATGTGAGCCATGTGACGGTGGCGTTGGATTTAACTTTGCGTGATGTCCAAGCTAAGCTAAAAGAAAAGTCGCACCCGTGGGAGATCGCCAAAGGTTTTGATGGGGCGTGTCCGTTAGGCAAGTGGGTAGCGGTGTCTGAATTATCAAATAAAGAGTGTATTGCCATTGAGTTATATAAAAATGGTGAACAAAAACAAAAGGGTGATAGCACACAAATGATCACCTCAATTCCTGATCTTATCGCGTACATCAGCACTATTTTTACCTTGCAGCCAGGTGATGTGATTTTAACAGGTACACCAGCAGGTGTTGGGCCATTAAGAAGCGGTGATGAACTAAAGGCTGTGTTGGATAATCAATTTTCATTTCATGCAAACGTAATGTAG
- a CDS encoding FAD-binding oxidoreductase, translating to MSQNAVISRLQAILGDDKVKTDADSLETFGKDWTKIYAPKPLAITFPRTTEQVAEIIKAANELEFAIVPSGGRTGLSAGAVAANGEVVVALDYMNAISDFNLTDRTVRCGAGVITEQLQNFAEEQGLYYPVDFASAGSSQIGGNIGTNAGGIKVIKYGMTRDWVAGLKVVTGKGDILELNKDLVKNNTGYDLRQLFIGGEGTLGIVTEATMRLTRTPKNLNVLVLGVPELEAIMNVLHAYQGRMDLTAFEFFSHKAMSKVIARGDVPAPFETEAQYYALIEFEALSDADMDVAMELFEHCMEEGWVIDGVISQSETQAKNLWRLREDISETIAEWTPYKNDISVVVSKVPPFLNEIEEVVNKEYPDFEIIWFGHIGDGNLHLNILKPDALAKEEFFEKCAKVSTWVFEIVEKYQGSVSAEHGVGMTKKPYLEYTRSAVEIDYMRAMKAVFDPKNIMNPGKVIDA from the coding sequence ATGAGCCAAAACGCCGTAATTAGCCGCCTACAAGCCATTCTTGGTGATGACAAAGTCAAAACCGATGCCGACTCATTAGAGACCTTTGGTAAGGACTGGACCAAGATTTATGCCCCAAAACCCCTAGCCATTACCTTTCCGCGCACCACTGAACAAGTGGCTGAAATCATAAAAGCCGCCAACGAACTGGAATTTGCCATCGTGCCATCAGGCGGTCGTACGGGTTTAAGTGCCGGCGCAGTGGCCGCCAATGGTGAAGTGGTGGTGGCCCTTGATTACATGAATGCCATCAGTGACTTTAATCTCACTGACCGTACCGTGCGCTGTGGGGCAGGTGTGATCACCGAGCAGTTACAAAATTTTGCTGAAGAACAAGGCCTGTATTACCCAGTGGATTTTGCCTCCGCTGGCTCAAGCCAAATTGGTGGCAACATTGGCACCAACGCAGGTGGCATTAAAGTGATCAAATACGGCATGACCCGTGATTGGGTGGCGGGTCTTAAAGTGGTTACCGGTAAAGGTGACATTCTTGAGCTAAATAAAGACCTTGTAAAAAACAACACAGGCTACGACCTTCGCCAATTGTTCATCGGCGGTGAAGGCACCTTGGGTATCGTCACAGAAGCCACCATGCGCTTAACTCGTACCCCTAAAAACCTAAACGTATTGGTATTAGGTGTGCCTGAGTTAGAGGCCATCATGAACGTGTTGCACGCTTATCAAGGCCGCATGGATTTAACCGCGTTTGAATTCTTCTCGCACAAAGCCATGAGCAAAGTCATCGCCCGTGGTGACGTGCCAGCACCTTTTGAAACCGAAGCGCAATACTACGCATTGATCGAATTTGAAGCCCTAAGCGATGCCGATATGGATGTGGCCATGGAGCTGTTTGAACACTGCATGGAAGAAGGTTGGGTAATCGACGGCGTTATCTCTCAAAGCGAGACCCAAGCGAAAAACCTATGGCGCCTGCGAGAAGATATTTCTGAAACCATCGCAGAGTGGACCCCTTACAAAAATGACATCTCGGTTGTGGTATCAAAAGTGCCGCCGTTCTTAAATGAGATCGAAGAAGTGGTGAACAAAGAGTACCCAGACTTTGAAATCATTTGGTTTGGCCACATTGGTGACGGCAACCTGCATTTAAATATTTTGAAGCCTGATGCGTTAGCCAAAGAAGAATTCTTTGAAAAATGCGCCAAAGTAAGTACTTGGGTATTTGAGATTGTTGAAAAATACCAAGGTTCAGTTTCTGCTGAGCACGGTGTGGGCATGACCAAAAAACCGTATCTTGAATACACTCGCAGCGCCGTTGAAATTGATTACATGCGTGCCATGAAAGCGGTATTTGATCCTAAGAATATTATGAATCCAGGTAAAGTGATCGACGCATAG
- the nspC gene encoding carboxynorspermidine decarboxylase: MQFTDFSKLDLSQLPSPCFVVDEVAVERNLRILNDVQTRSGAKVLHALKAFSMWSLAPLTTKYLSGTCSSGLHEAQLGKEYYGGEVHVFSAAFTESDFKELLTFADHIVFNTPSQLMRFASLCEQAKLSRPQLHFGLRINPEHSEGDVEIYDPCAAGSRLGTTYDQLVKALEQPECQHAFKLISGFHFHTLCEQDFLPLQRTLKAVEQKFGAWLINLDWLNFGGGHHITAPGYQIDELVECIQTIRQKYNVDVYLEPGEAVAIGTGVLIAEVLDIGFNQLPQAILDTSATCHMPDTLEMPYRPDITNSGEANEKAHTYRLGGLTCLAGDVINDYSFDEPLQVGQRLVFEDMGHYTMVKTSTFNGTRLPAIAIWNSQTNAVNIVREFGYDDFKMRLS, encoded by the coding sequence ATGCAATTTACTGATTTTTCAAAACTGGATTTAAGCCAACTGCCCTCCCCTTGTTTTGTGGTAGACGAAGTGGCCGTTGAACGTAATCTGCGTATTTTAAATGATGTGCAAACTCGCAGTGGCGCAAAAGTTTTACACGCCCTTAAAGCGTTTTCTATGTGGTCTTTAGCACCACTGACAACAAAATATTTATCGGGCACCTGTTCAAGTGGCTTACACGAAGCCCAACTGGGCAAAGAATATTATGGCGGTGAAGTACATGTGTTTTCAGCCGCCTTTACTGAAAGTGATTTTAAAGAATTATTAACCTTTGCTGATCACATTGTATTTAATACCCCAAGCCAATTAATGCGATTTGCCTCCCTATGCGAACAAGCCAAACTCTCTCGCCCGCAATTGCACTTTGGCTTACGCATTAACCCTGAACACAGCGAAGGGGATGTTGAAATTTATGACCCATGTGCGGCGGGTTCTCGCCTTGGTACCACTTACGATCAACTCGTCAAAGCGCTTGAGCAACCAGAGTGCCAACACGCGTTTAAATTGATCAGTGGTTTTCACTTTCACACCTTATGTGAACAAGACTTTTTACCATTACAGCGCACACTAAAAGCGGTAGAGCAAAAATTTGGCGCATGGCTAATCAATTTAGACTGGTTAAATTTTGGTGGTGGCCACCATATTACTGCACCAGGCTATCAGATAGATGAGTTGGTAGAGTGCATTCAAACTATTCGTCAAAAATACAATGTGGATGTCTATCTCGAACCTGGAGAAGCGGTTGCCATCGGCACTGGAGTATTAATCGCAGAAGTACTGGATATCGGTTTTAACCAATTGCCACAAGCAATTCTTGATACATCCGCCACCTGCCATATGCCTGATACATTAGAAATGCCCTATCGCCCAGATATTACAAACAGTGGCGAAGCCAACGAAAAAGCACACACTTATCGTTTAGGTGGCTTAACTTGTTTAGCGGGCGATGTGATTAACGATTATAGTTTTGATGAGCCATTACAAGTGGGCCAACGCTTAGTATTTGAAGACATGGGCCATTACACCATGGTGAAAACCAGCACCTTTAACGGCACACGTTTGCCCGCCATTGCCATTTGGAATTCACAAACCAATGCAGTAAATATTGTACGTGAATTCGGTTATGACGATTTCAAAATGCGTTTGTCCTAA